The Clostridium sp. AWRP genome has a window encoding:
- a CDS encoding sugar O-acetyltransferase, which yields MTLEEQKQLILLGKMYNDLTQELIQARENTVFLTNEYNNSFGKSQNEREEILKKLLKSIGKGVHFEPTFRCEFGFNITIGDNFYANFDCIMLDGGGIDIGNNVLFGPRVGIYTSNHAADAKERIAGACYAKPVKIGNNVWIGAGVHINQGVVIGDNTIIGSGSVITKDIPANVIAAGVPCKVIREITEEDRTGFEV from the coding sequence ATGACTTTAGAGGAGCAGAAACAATTGATTTTACTAGGTAAAATGTATAATGATTTAACCCAGGAACTAATTCAAGCAAGAGAAAATACGGTATTTCTTACAAATGAATATAATAATAGTTTTGGTAAGTCGCAGAATGAAAGGGAAGAAATATTAAAGAAACTATTGAAAAGTATAGGAAAAGGGGTTCATTTTGAACCAACTTTTCGATGTGAATTTGGTTTCAATATTACAATAGGAGATAATTTTTATGCTAATTTCGATTGTATAATGTTAGATGGTGGGGGGATAGACATAGGAAATAATGTTTTATTTGGGCCGCGGGTTGGAATCTATACCTCTAATCATGCAGCAGATGCAAAAGAACGAATAGCAGGAGCCTGTTATGCAAAACCTGTAAAGATAGGTAATAACGTATGGATTGGAGCAGGTGTTCATATAAATCAAGGTGTAGTTATTGGAGATAATACAATTATTGGATCAGGTAGTGTTATTACAAAAGATATTCCAGCAAATGTAATTGCAGCTGGTGTACCATGTAAAGTAATTCGAGAAATTACAGAAGAAGATAGAACCGGATTTGAAGTATAG
- a CDS encoding winged helix-turn-helix transcriptional regulator, which translates to MNRDIIENFPNQRKRQKDFKCSIGFAMTVIGSKWRAIILWHILKTDPIRYGELKKSIPNISHKILSQELKNLEMDGLIKRIAYATIPPKVEYIPTNRGKSLENILTELCLWGKKYMNP; encoded by the coding sequence ATGAATAGAGACATAATTGAAAATTTCCCAAATCAGAGGAAAAGACAAAAGGATTTTAAATGTTCTATAGGATTTGCCATGACTGTAATTGGAAGTAAGTGGAGAGCAATAATATTGTGGCATATATTGAAAACTGATCCTATAAGATATGGGGAGCTTAAAAAATCTATTCCTAATATAAGTCATAAGATACTATCTCAAGAATTAAAAAACTTGGAGATGGATGGTCTTATTAAAAGAATTGCTTATGCAACAATCCCACCTAAGGTAGAATATATACCTACAAATAGAGGAAAATCTTTAGAAAACATCTTAACTGAACTATGCCTTTGGGGTAAAAAATATATGAACCCATAA
- a CDS encoding PhzF family isomerase — MTRKYNLYQIDSFTKEKFTGNPAGVITNADGLTDYEMQKIARELNNSETAFIFSSNSREYDAHIRFFTPTNEVPICGHATIAAHYARAVENGLDTSRVYHKTGAGILPVDIVKKNEDYKIIMTQGKIEFGTIIEGINKEKLLAALNIKNGDLLENYKIQIASTGHSKVMIGIKSIETLNELQPNYAALSKLSKDIKCNGYYVFTVGTQDSDILIHGRMFAPAIGINEDPVTGNANGPLGAYLVHHNLIHQNNSLFKFKAVQGEAIRRPGIIEVEVKIEDKEPVEVKISGDAVITFKTELLLND, encoded by the coding sequence ATGACAAGAAAGTACAATTTGTATCAAATTGATTCATTTACCAAAGAGAAGTTTACAGGAAATCCAGCAGGAGTAATAACAAATGCAGATGGATTAACTGATTATGAGATGCAAAAAATTGCTAGAGAACTTAATAACTCTGAGACAGCGTTTATTTTTTCTTCAAATAGCAGAGAGTATGATGCTCATATACGTTTTTTTACTCCAACAAATGAGGTCCCAATTTGCGGACATGCTACTATTGCTGCTCATTATGCCCGTGCTGTAGAAAATGGACTTGATACGTCAAGAGTTTATCATAAGACGGGTGCTGGAATTTTACCTGTTGATATAGTAAAGAAAAATGAGGATTATAAAATTATTATGACACAGGGCAAAATTGAGTTTGGTACTATTATAGAGGGTATAAATAAAGAGAAGCTCTTAGCGGCACTTAATATAAAAAATGGTGATCTACTGGAAAACTATAAAATTCAAATTGCATCTACAGGTCATTCTAAGGTTATGATTGGTATAAAGAGTATTGAAACTTTAAATGAACTGCAGCCGAATTATGCTGCACTTTCTAAGTTAAGCAAGGATATTAAGTGTAATGGATATTATGTTTTTACAGTTGGTACACAGGACAGTGATATTTTAATACACGGCAGAATGTTTGCACCTGCAATAGGGATTAATGAGGATCCTGTTACTGGCAATGCAAATGGACCTTTGGGTGCATATCTTGTTCATCATAACCTTATTCACCAAAATAATTCTTTATTTAAATTTAAGGCTGTGCAGGGTGAAGCTATAAGAAGGCCAGGAATTATTGAGGTTGAGGTAAAGATAGAAGATAAAGAACCAGTAGAAGTTAAAATTTCTGGAGACGCTGTAATAACATTTAAAACTGAATTATTATTAAATGATTAG
- a CDS encoding Cof-type HAD-IIB family hydrolase, giving the protein MYKIVFIDMDGTLLKDDKSISNENKRAIEAATEKGVKIVLCTGRPIDGIKHHLSDLNLIANDQYSVTCTGANVQNNTEDKIIFQSPFNSKDLEYLYNMAEDLNLDLCFYNDGTYSVYKNNLYGKLESVANNTKYEITEFKNLVKRNNILKVNLINENSDVLEHYVHHFGFDMSPYSDFKFRSIYDKNLLLGDSLPQHFYENFSVLKTCTYTFEVLSKNTNKGTGVKKLCQYLDIPTKEVICIGDSPNDLDMLKCAGLPVAMGNASDEIKHTASYVTLTNEENGVANVLEKFVL; this is encoded by the coding sequence ATGTATAAAATTGTTTTTATAGATATGGATGGAACTTTACTTAAAGACGACAAGTCAATATCCAATGAAAATAAACGAGCTATTGAAGCAGCTACAGAAAAAGGTGTTAAAATTGTTCTTTGTACTGGAAGACCAATAGATGGAATTAAACATCATCTCTCTGATCTGAATTTAATAGCAAATGATCAATACAGCGTAACTTGTACTGGCGCTAATGTACAAAACAATACTGAGGATAAAATTATTTTTCAGTCGCCTTTTAACAGCAAGGATCTAGAATATTTATATAACATGGCAGAAGACTTAAATCTAGACTTATGTTTTTATAACGATGGTACGTACTCAGTTTATAAGAACAACTTATATGGGAAATTAGAATCTGTTGCAAACAATACAAAATATGAGATAACTGAATTCAAAAACTTAGTAAAACGTAACAACATACTAAAGGTAAACCTAATAAATGAAAACTCAGATGTTTTAGAGCACTATGTACATCACTTTGGATTTGACATGTCCCCTTACAGTGATTTCAAATTTAGAAGTATCTATGATAAAAATTTGCTGCTAGGCGATAGTCTACCACAACATTTTTATGAAAATTTTTCAGTGCTTAAAACATGTACTTATACCTTTGAAGTATTGAGTAAAAATACTAATAAAGGTACTGGTGTAAAAAAACTGTGCCAATACTTGGACATACCTACTAAAGAAGTTATTTGTATTGGAGACTCTCCAAACGATTTGGACATGCTTAAATGCGCAGGTCTTCCTGTAGCCATGGGAAATGCTTCAGATGAAATAAAGCATACTGCTAGTTATGTCACTTTAACAAATGAAGAAAATGGAGTAGCTAATGTTTTAGAAAAGTTTGTGCTGTAA
- a CDS encoding aldo/keto reductase, producing MQDIKSCTILNNGVKMPWIGFGTYKADGPSVINSVKEALKVGYSHIDTAAFYKNEDGVGTGIKESIVPREKIFLTSKVWISDEGYEKTLKAFKASIKKLKTDYLDLYLIHWPNPLHNETWRALEKLYKEGYVRAIGVSNFTAGHLKDLMANAEIMPMVNQVEFHPLLVQNDLREFCQKNNIQLEAWSPLMRGKVFEIPLLKELAKKYKKTVSQIVLRWDLQMGVVTIPKSTTPSRIKENADIFDFEISKDDMSKIQQLDKGIRSGSEPDEVYANPDALKK from the coding sequence ATGCAAGATATAAAAAGCTGCACAATTTTAAATAATGGAGTAAAAATGCCCTGGATAGGCTTCGGTACTTATAAAGCTGATGGTCCTTCTGTTATTAACTCAGTAAAAGAAGCTCTCAAAGTTGGTTATAGTCATATAGATACTGCTGCTTTCTATAAAAATGAAGATGGAGTTGGTACTGGGATAAAAGAAAGTATAGTACCTAGAGAAAAAATCTTTTTAACAAGTAAAGTTTGGATTTCCGATGAAGGTTATGAAAAGACTTTAAAAGCTTTTAAAGCCTCTATTAAAAAACTAAAAACAGATTACCTTGATCTATATTTAATTCATTGGCCTAATCCACTACATAATGAAACGTGGAGAGCTTTAGAAAAACTTTATAAAGAAGGATATGTACGAGCAATAGGTGTTAGCAATTTTACCGCTGGTCATTTGAAAGACTTAATGGCAAATGCTGAAATTATGCCAATGGTGAATCAAGTAGAATTTCACCCTCTGCTAGTTCAAAACGATCTAAGAGAGTTCTGCCAAAAAAATAATATACAATTAGAAGCATGGTCTCCCTTAATGAGGGGTAAAGTATTTGAAATTCCACTTCTAAAAGAGCTTGCAAAAAAATATAAAAAAACAGTATCTCAAATCGTGCTTAGATGGGATTTACAAATGGGAGTTGTGACTATTCCAAAATCAACTACTCCATCAAGAATAAAAGAAAATGCAGACATATTTGACTTTGAAATAAGTAAAGATGACATGTCTAAAATTCAGCAGCTTGATAAAGGAATAAGGTCAGGTTCCGAACCTGATGAAGTTTATGCTAACCCAGATGCATTAAAAAAATAA
- a CDS encoding M28 family peptidase: MDKFYSWGWTYKGANISYKDANGQEQKIVLGGYAASIEAEDDFFKVVDGGSGTISDYKSLGDVTNKLVLISIDPFNDFWISYPAYQAYLKGAKAVLVVTKYKVQHEDYLISQPVEGPSYAHVLAISKRDSDILKNLINKSADKEITVKLNAHSYVEPDKASYNIWGEIPGKTDEVIYLMAHYDGYYHSYFDDASGVSTILGIAKAIIDSGYKTNKTIRVITHGAEEWGKENSDYDWAMGAYEEITHIHPEWAKKAFAVINIDGNFSVPNERNFQIMVSDELLKYTKKSVKPILHHTAYKFEFISPTSTGSEEFCYTKKGIPCITARDSMTSSIYYTNIYHSSMDNKAFGFDTKTYKLNHILYGKILFDLDAVPIRPMDFYERFFKMRKTIDSNIVEKSLVKTIKKASHYAQELSSKIEKLNLKNASITGENTDYTNLNLKLFQLYKMMQNSFIRLNWEANVVFPHENYEKNVDLLKKAIKALKNRRESLEEIVNKYIKPIDFNKYVYDFDRRTYEFFSRRVTQGNSNTWGYNLVEKPNEDLYEVAQSLRSKFNEKNPDVDAEISALKKALKRQAMYLKEIVFREKTDIEKIIVKMKKISSII, translated from the coding sequence ATGGACAAGTTTTACAGTTGGGGTTGGACTTATAAAGGTGCTAATATTTCATATAAAGATGCAAATGGACAAGAACAGAAGATTGTTTTAGGAGGTTATGCTGCGAGTATAGAAGCAGAGGATGACTTTTTTAAAGTTGTAGATGGTGGAAGCGGAACAATAAGTGACTATAAATCTTTGGGAGACGTTACAAATAAATTAGTGTTAATTAGTATCGATCCATTTAATGATTTTTGGATATCGTATCCAGCGTATCAAGCTTATTTAAAAGGAGCAAAGGCAGTTCTTGTTGTTACAAAATATAAAGTTCAGCACGAAGATTACCTTATATCTCAGCCAGTAGAAGGACCATCTTATGCTCATGTTCTTGCTATTAGTAAAAGAGATTCTGATATATTAAAAAATCTTATAAATAAATCTGCAGATAAGGAAATAACAGTTAAATTAAATGCACATTCTTATGTTGAACCAGATAAGGCTTCTTACAATATATGGGGAGAAATACCTGGAAAAACTGACGAAGTTATATATTTAATGGCTCATTATGATGGATATTATCATTCTTACTTTGATGATGCCTCTGGAGTTTCCACGATATTAGGCATAGCAAAGGCAATAATAGATAGTGGATATAAAACTAACAAAACTATACGAGTTATTACTCATGGTGCTGAGGAATGGGGAAAAGAAAATTCAGATTATGACTGGGCAATGGGAGCCTATGAGGAAATTACTCATATTCATCCAGAATGGGCAAAAAAAGCATTTGCTGTTATTAATATTGATGGAAATTTTTCTGTGCCTAATGAAAGAAATTTTCAAATAATGGTATCCGATGAATTACTAAAATATACTAAGAAAAGTGTAAAACCTATTTTGCATCATACAGCCTATAAATTTGAATTTATATCACCAACTTCTACTGGCAGTGAAGAGTTTTGTTATACTAAGAAAGGTATTCCTTGTATTACAGCAAGGGATTCTATGACATCTAGCATATATTATACTAATATTTATCATAGCTCCATGGATAACAAAGCTTTTGGGTTTGACACTAAAACCTATAAGTTAAATCATATATTATATGGGAAAATATTGTTTGATTTAGATGCTGTGCCTATTAGACCAATGGATTTTTATGAGCGTTTCTTTAAAATGAGAAAAACTATAGATTCTAATATTGTAGAAAAATCTTTAGTGAAAACTATTAAAAAGGCTTCCCATTATGCACAAGAATTATCTTCGAAAATAGAAAAATTAAATTTAAAAAATGCTAGCATTACAGGTGAAAATACTGATTATACTAATCTTAATTTAAAGCTTTTTCAATTATACAAAATGATGCAGAACAGTTTTATAAGATTAAATTGGGAAGCAAATGTTGTATTTCCTCATGAAAACTATGAAAAAAATGTTGATTTATTAAAAAAGGCAATTAAAGCGTTGAAAAATAGAAGAGAGAGCCTAGAAGAAATTGTTAACAAATATATAAAGCCTATCGATTTTAATAAATATGTCTATGATTTTGATAGAAGAACCTATGAGTTTTTTTCAAGGCGTGTAACACAGGGAAATAGTAATACTTGGGGTTATAATTTAGTAGAAAAACCAAATGAAGATTTATATGAAGTGGCACAATCTTTAAGAAGTAAGTTCAACGAGAAAAATCCAGATGTAGATGCAGAAATATCGGCATTGAAAAAAGCACTTAAAAGACAAGCTATGTATTTAAAAGAAATAGTTTTTAGGGAAAAAACTGATATTGAAAAAATAATAGTTAAAATGAAAAAGATTAGTTCTATAATTTAA
- a CDS encoding peptide deformylase, which translates to MIKEILLLGNDALYKKSLPVEKEDMDSIKKTVSNLHDTLIDFRKKYNAGRAIAAPQIGVFKRLIYMYIDKPIVFINPVLKFDNKEMMDVMDDCMSFPNLLVKVKRYKECSIIYKDINFADKTLKFKGDLSELIQHEYDHLDGILATMRAIDNKSFYLKSK; encoded by the coding sequence ATGATAAAAGAAATACTATTACTTGGAAATGATGCTTTATACAAAAAAAGTTTACCTGTAGAAAAAGAAGACATGGATTCAATAAAGAAAACTGTTTCAAATTTACATGATACCTTAATTGACTTTCGTAAAAAATACAATGCAGGCAGAGCAATTGCCGCTCCACAAATTGGGGTATTTAAAAGATTGATATATATGTATATTGACAAGCCTATAGTTTTTATTAATCCAGTACTTAAATTTGATAACAAAGAAATGATGGACGTAATGGATGACTGTATGTCCTTTCCAAATCTTTTAGTAAAAGTTAAACGCTATAAAGAATGCTCTATAATATACAAAGATATAAATTTTGCAGATAAAACACTGAAGTTCAAAGGAGATCTATCAGAATTAATACAACATGAATATGATCATCTTGATGGCATACTGGCTACAATGAGAGCCATAGACAATAAATCTTTCTATCTAAAAAGCAAATAA
- a CDS encoding PLP-dependent aminotransferase family protein produces the protein MEIPIFIKRHSEKPLYMQIYECYKKAILEGTLKRGDRLESIMQLKNRLCISRNTVQGAYDQLLCEGYIYSKNGSGYYVEYIEDQIKTVKKENIPLKLKPLKSIHIDDKVYPYNFKPGSVDQESFPFAIWRKIEQSLMKKENVDILTYSDPRGEFELRSQIASYVKSSRGVVCSPDQIIIGAGTQTLMAVLCDLFSESCNKNIAFEEPGFSAVRKVFEWYGYNIEPIELTQVGMNIEKLETLKMTPEFIYVTPSNQHPLGMSMPVSNRIKLLNFISKARGYIIEDDYDSEFRYNVNPIPSLQSLDSEDRVIYLGTFSKTLFPGMHVGYMILPENVMNLFIKKGSFINQTASKIHQLTIAEFMKEGLFETHLRKMRNIYAKKQQFLIDCIKQQFEEDVVIYGERAGVNIALQVKNNLNELELINRALENGVKVYPISFYYFDQGNYKEGNMVFMGYGHLSFDNMQNGIKLLKKAWF, from the coding sequence ATGGAGATACCAATATTTATTAAGAGGCACAGTGAAAAACCACTGTATATGCAGATATATGAATGTTACAAAAAAGCAATATTAGAAGGTACACTTAAAAGAGGAGACAGGTTGGAGTCTATAATGCAGCTTAAAAATAGACTTTGTATTAGCAGAAATACGGTTCAAGGGGCATATGATCAACTACTATGTGAAGGATATATATATAGCAAAAATGGAAGCGGCTATTATGTGGAATATATAGAAGATCAAATAAAAACTGTGAAAAAAGAGAATATCCCCTTAAAACTTAAACCCTTAAAAAGTATTCATATAGATGACAAAGTATATCCTTATAATTTTAAACCTGGCTCAGTAGATCAGGAAAGTTTTCCATTTGCGATTTGGAGGAAAATTGAGCAAAGCCTAATGAAAAAAGAAAATGTAGATATATTAACCTATTCAGATCCTAGAGGTGAATTTGAATTAAGAAGTCAAATTGCAAGTTATGTTAAAAGTTCAAGAGGGGTAGTTTGTTCTCCTGACCAAATAATTATAGGTGCAGGAACTCAGACTTTGATGGCTGTATTATGTGACCTGTTTAGTGAATCTTGTAATAAAAATATTGCTTTTGAAGAACCTGGATTTTCTGCTGTAAGAAAGGTTTTTGAATGGTATGGATATAACATAGAGCCAATTGAATTGACACAGGTTGGAATGAATATAGAAAAGCTTGAAACCCTTAAAATGACTCCTGAGTTTATATATGTAACCCCATCAAATCAACATCCTTTGGGCATGTCCATGCCTGTTTCAAATCGTATAAAACTTCTTAATTTTATTAGCAAGGCTAGGGGATATATTATTGAAGACGACTACGACAGTGAATTTAGATATAATGTAAATCCCATACCTTCACTGCAAAGTTTGGATAGTGAAGATAGGGTGATTTATCTTGGAACTTTTTCAAAAACTCTTTTTCCAGGAATGCATGTTGGTTATATGATTTTACCTGAAAATGTAATGAATCTTTTTATTAAAAAGGGAAGCTTTATAAATCAAACTGCATCAAAAATTCATCAGCTGACAATTGCAGAATTTATGAAAGAAGGTTTATTTGAAACGCATCTTAGAAAAATGAGAAATATATATGCTAAAAAGCAACAATTTCTTATAGACTGTATAAAACAACAATTTGAAGAAGATGTTGTGATTTATGGAGAGAGAGCAGGAGTTAATATTGCACTTCAGGTGAAAAATAATCTAAATGAATTGGAATTGATAAATAGGGCTTTAGAAAATGGAGTTAAAGTCTATCCAATATCATTTTATTATTTTGATCAAGGTAATTATAAAGAAGGTAATATGGTTTTCATGGGATATGGACATTTAAGCTTTGATAATATGCAAAATGGAATAAAACTTTTGAAAAAAGCCTGGTTTTAA
- a CDS encoding TetR/AcrR family transcriptional regulator produces MSNKPYHHGDLRNSLIEAGIELINEKGIEQFSLRKVSALCGVSQAAPYSHFQSKESLLEAMQDYVTEQFMEVLENAIKSCPNQKDPRVILEIGKSYVMFFINNPQYFPFLFSQPCMEVELSLDADAKKNFPPFELLKATAFRIFGESGMSKEKIEDTIISLWATVHGLASIATMKNVHYDKDWETKIEDIIWNE; encoded by the coding sequence ATGTCAAATAAGCCATATCATCATGGAGATTTAAGAAATTCACTAATTGAAGCTGGTATTGAGTTAATTAATGAAAAGGGCATAGAGCAATTTTCTCTGCGAAAAGTGTCTGCATTATGTGGGGTAAGTCAAGCAGCTCCCTATAGTCACTTTCAAAGCAAGGAAAGTTTATTGGAAGCTATGCAGGATTATGTAACAGAACAGTTTATGGAAGTACTGGAGAATGCAATCAAATCTTGTCCAAATCAAAAGGATCCAAGAGTAATTCTTGAAATTGGTAAGAGTTATGTGATGTTTTTTATTAATAATCCTCAATATTTTCCCTTTCTATTTTCTCAGCCGTGTATGGAGGTTGAGCTTTCCTTAGATGCTGATGCAAAGAAGAATTTTCCACCTTTTGAACTTTTAAAAGCTACTGCTTTTCGTATTTTTGGAGAAAGTGGAATGTCAAAAGAAAAAATAGAGGATACAATAATATCTTTATGGGCAACTGTACATGGTCTTGCTTCTATTGCAACAATGAAAAATGTTCATTATGACAAGGATTGGGAAACAAAGATTGAAGATATTATTTGGAATGAATAA
- a CDS encoding alpha/beta hydrolase, with translation MVNEKISGLLVKSFMRRMMCIILIIFSILLICIFICVGVLIVHSSGKPKPFLDKNGKPLPGSISEKIHVNIGGVEQGMFIKGKNKTKPVLLFIHGGPGMPEYAISQKYAVVLENYFTVCWWDQRGAGLSYNSNISKDTMTEDQLISDTIEVTNYLRNRFGQKKIYLMAHSWGTYIGIQSAAKAPELYNGYIAMSQMSKQLESEKLSYEYIVEQYKIEGNKRMLEKLENSPIDKKTNLPIAYWSMRDKMMHSLGVGTTHKMKSVVTGIFLPVMESPEYTFSEKINIWRGKYFSGKTKLEDTEYTTDLTKKVKKLDIPVYFCDGIYDYTVSYKLAKDYFDKLQAPKKRFYTFNQSAHSPLFEEPEKFARILQEDVLKK, from the coding sequence ATGGTAAATGAAAAAATTAGTGGACTTTTAGTTAAGTCATTTATGCGGAGGATGATGTGTATTATATTAATTATATTTTCTATTTTACTTATTTGCATATTTATTTGTGTGGGTGTGTTAATAGTACATAGTTCCGGAAAACCTAAACCTTTCTTAGATAAAAACGGAAAGCCGCTTCCAGGTAGTATTTCAGAAAAAATTCATGTAAATATAGGTGGTGTGGAACAGGGTATGTTTATAAAGGGTAAGAATAAAACAAAGCCAGTCTTGCTTTTCATACATGGCGGACCTGGTATGCCTGAATATGCGATTAGCCAGAAATATGCTGTAGTTCTTGAAAACTATTTTACAGTATGCTGGTGGGATCAGCGAGGAGCAGGGTTATCCTACAATAGTAACATATCAAAAGATACTATGACGGAAGATCAATTAATATCTGATACTATAGAGGTAACAAATTACCTTCGTAATAGATTTGGACAGAAAAAGATTTATCTTATGGCACATTCATGGGGAACCTATATTGGTATCCAATCAGCAGCAAAAGCACCTGAATTGTACAATGGATACATTGCCATGTCTCAGATGTCAAAACAGCTTGAATCAGAGAAACTGTCATATGAATATATAGTAGAACAGTATAAGATAGAAGGAAACAAAAGAATGTTAGAAAAGCTTGAGAATTCTCCTATTGATAAAAAGACCAATTTACCAATTGCATACTGGTCCATGCGTGATAAAATGATGCATAGTCTTGGAGTTGGCACAACACATAAAATGAAATCTGTAGTTACTGGTATATTCTTGCCAGTGATGGAAAGTCCAGAGTATACCTTCAGTGAAAAGATAAACATATGGCGTGGAAAATACTTCTCTGGTAAGACGAAACTGGAGGATACCGAATATACGACGGATTTGACTAAGAAGGTTAAAAAATTGGATATCCCCGTCTATTTTTGTGATGGAATATACGATTATACAGTTTCCTATAAGCTCGCTAAGGATTATTTTGATAAATTACAGGCACCAAAGAAAAGGTTTTATACTTTTAACCAGTCTGCCCACAGTCCACTATTTGAAGAACCAGAAAAATTTGCACGTATTTTGCAGGAAGATGTGTTGAAAAAATAA
- a CDS encoding MerR family transcriptional regulator, which yields MKKYLSISEMAEIHNISRQTLIYYDKIGLFEPNHIDDNGYRYYSPYQIPFLREICFLKSIGIKLKDIKNNIKDRNINKAMSLLKTHKELIDKEIDKLLLTRDSIEERLNLYLNVDQFKDELYRPIIEKLPERKAVFIPYENKISKKELHFTQMKIWNIINRHGIVPFEGFGTIIMKDGLEKEYIFEGAGGYVVLSHADDYIENTVTLPAGKYVCMYKYGMPYDTEFLYKLIRWINDNNYEIVGNIVDGCLLDTTFYDEINNVDLCQLQIPIEKIC from the coding sequence GTGAAAAAATATTTATCAATAAGTGAAATGGCAGAAATACATAATATTTCAAGACAAACACTTATATATTATGACAAGATAGGTTTATTTGAACCTAACCATATTGACGATAATGGATATAGGTATTATAGTCCCTATCAAATTCCATTTTTAAGAGAAATTTGTTTTCTAAAATCAATAGGTATCAAGCTTAAAGATATAAAAAATAATATAAAAGACAGAAATATCAATAAAGCTATGTCTTTGTTGAAAACCCATAAAGAATTGATAGATAAAGAAATAGATAAGTTGCTATTGACTCGTGATTCTATTGAAGAAAGGTTAAATTTGTATTTAAATGTTGATCAATTTAAAGATGAATTGTATAGGCCTATAATAGAAAAGTTGCCAGAGAGAAAAGCAGTATTTATACCTTATGAAAATAAAATATCAAAGAAAGAATTGCATTTTACTCAAATGAAAATATGGAATATTATTAATAGGCATGGAATAGTTCCATTTGAGGGTTTTGGCACAATTATTATGAAGGATGGATTGGAGAAAGAATATATATTTGAGGGAGCAGGGGGATATGTAGTCTTATCTCATGCAGATGATTATATTGAAAACACTGTTACTTTGCCTGCTGGAAAATATGTGTGTATGTATAAATATGGGATGCCCTATGATACTGAATTTTTGTATAAGCTTATAAGATGGATCAATGATAACAATTATGAAATTGTAGGTAATATAGTTGATGGTTGTCTTTTAGATACTACTTTTTATGATGAAATCAATAATGTGGATCTTTGTCAATTACAGATTCCTATAGAAAAAATTTGTTAA